A DNA window from Haladaptatus cibarius D43 contains the following coding sequences:
- a CDS encoding universal stress protein, which translates to MIHIVVGTDSAETSEKICDYLQSRLDGNESISVLNSLHGGNDEEKVRDGQEALSVFEEQLGELAAVETEQNTGASDPAHDILTLADEEDADEIVIGLSQKRSPAQKVLFGSITQSVLTQTGHPVVGVPLTSD; encoded by the coding sequence ATGATCCACATCGTCGTCGGAACCGACAGCGCCGAGACGAGCGAGAAAATTTGTGACTACCTCCAGTCGCGACTCGACGGGAACGAATCCATTTCGGTTCTCAACTCGCTCCACGGTGGAAACGACGAGGAGAAGGTGAGAGACGGACAGGAAGCCCTCTCGGTGTTCGAAGAACAACTGGGCGAACTCGCGGCCGTCGAGACGGAACAGAACACGGGGGCCAGCGACCCGGCCCACGACATTCTCACGCTGGCGGACGAAGAAGACGCCGACGAAATTGTCATCGGACTGAGTCAAAAGCGGAGCCCTGCACAGAAAGTGTTGTTCGGTAGCATCACACAATCAGTGCTTACGCAGACAGGACATCCAGTCGTCGGCGTTCCGCTGACATCCGACTGA
- a CDS encoding cbb3-type cytochrome c oxidase subunit I, with product MNLFGEAAAGAGLGIALVAVALWLSRSIDEQTRTPTPKPDGGYATGFESGYGKPSGLVRWITTVDHKDIGALYLLLGAVAFLWGGTDAMMIRTELFTSQVDVWNAETYNGLFTMHGITMLFFFATPVLFGFANYFLPLLLGADDMAFPRLNAIGFWLLPPALLLVRFGLISDVGGHIIQPILGQAAAQPFFELKPPETGWTIYTPLSAEQPNPTINLMLLGLHLSGVSTTIGAINIIATTFTLREVEWAEMDILSWTFLTQAGLILFAFPLLGSALIMLLLDRNFGTTFFAAEGGGAILWQHLFWFFGHPEVYILVLPPMGLVSLIIPRFAGRRLFGFKFVVYSTLAIGVLSFGVWAHHMFTTGIDPRIRASFMAVSLAIAVPSAVKVFNWISTMWNGNVRLEAPMLFCVGSIATFIIGGVTGIFLASIPVDLVLHDTYYVVGHFHLIIMGLIPFAMFAAVYYWFPLFTGRMFNKTLARVHFWLTFIGVTITFNALIVLGMLGLPRRYAEYSPQFEPLQQVATVGAVIITLGTLVWMWNMLQSVRKGPIVTDADVWNLKEYGFFTGEWQWFEKRLK from the coding sequence ATGAATCTCTTCGGTGAAGCCGCCGCTGGTGCAGGACTCGGTATCGCACTGGTAGCGGTCGCACTCTGGCTGTCCCGTTCGATAGACGAACAAACACGAACCCCGACCCCCAAACCCGACGGGGGATACGCCACCGGCTTCGAATCCGGCTACGGCAAACCGTCCGGCCTCGTCAGATGGATAACGACGGTTGACCACAAAGACATCGGCGCGCTCTACCTGTTACTGGGCGCGGTGGCGTTCCTCTGGGGCGGCACGGACGCCATGATGATTCGGACTGAGTTGTTCACCTCGCAGGTGGACGTGTGGAACGCCGAAACGTACAACGGGTTGTTCACGATGCACGGCATCACAATGCTGTTCTTTTTCGCCACGCCCGTCCTGTTCGGGTTTGCGAACTACTTCCTCCCCCTCCTCCTCGGAGCCGACGACATGGCGTTTCCCCGCCTGAACGCCATCGGCTTTTGGCTCCTGCCGCCCGCCCTGCTGTTGGTTCGGTTCGGCCTCATCTCCGACGTCGGCGGTCACATCATCCAACCGATTCTGGGCCAAGCCGCCGCACAGCCGTTTTTCGAACTCAAGCCGCCCGAAACGGGGTGGACGATTTACACCCCGCTATCGGCGGAACAGCCGAATCCGACGATTAATTTGATGCTCCTCGGTCTGCACCTGTCCGGGGTCAGCACCACGATTGGCGCGATTAACATCATCGCCACGACGTTCACACTGCGGGAAGTCGAGTGGGCCGAGATGGACATTCTCTCGTGGACGTTCCTCACGCAGGCCGGACTCATCCTGTTCGCGTTCCCGCTGCTCGGCAGTGCCCTCATCATGCTCCTGCTCGACCGAAACTTCGGCACCACCTTTTTCGCGGCCGAAGGTGGCGGGGCGATTCTGTGGCAACACCTGTTCTGGTTCTTCGGGCACCCCGAGGTGTATATTCTCGTTCTGCCGCCGATGGGCCTCGTCAGCCTCATTATTCCACGATTCGCCGGACGGCGACTGTTCGGCTTCAAGTTCGTCGTCTATTCGACGCTCGCCATCGGCGTTCTCTCGTTCGGCGTCTGGGCACACCACATGTTCACCACCGGCATCGACCCGCGAATCCGCGCGAGTTTCATGGCCGTCTCGCTCGCTATCGCCGTCCCGAGCGCGGTGAAGGTGTTCAACTGGATCTCCACGATGTGGAACGGCAACGTCAGGCTAGAGGCCCCCATGCTGTTCTGCGTGGGGTCGATTGCGACGTTCATCATCGGCGGCGTGACGGGCATCTTCCTCGCGTCGATTCCCGTCGATTTGGTGCTCCACGACACCTACTACGTCGTCGGCCACTTCCATCTCATCATCATGGGGCTGATTCCGTTCGCCATGTTCGCCGCCGTCTACTACTGGTTCCCGCTGTTTACGGGCCGGATGTTCAACAAGACGCTGGCGCGAGTCCACTTCTGGCTCACCTTCATCGGCGTGACGATTACGTTCAATGCGCTCATCGTCCTCGGGATGCTCGGCCTGCCGCGCCGATACGCAGAGTATTCGCCGCAGTTCGAACCGCTGCAGCAGGTCGCTACGGTCGGCGCGGTCATCATCACGCTCGGAACTCTCGTCTGGATGTGGAACATGCTTCAGTCGGTTCGGAAAGGGCCAATCGTCACTGATGCCGACGTGTGGAATCTCAAAGAGTACGGCTTCTTTACGGGCGAATGGCAGTGGTTCGAGAAACGACTGAAGTAG
- a CDS encoding cytochrome C oxidase subunit IV family protein has translation MTNAKLYTVIYIVLFVMATVQVLVEFAGLAYWTAFGAIIALSFVKALLIAGYYQHLRSEPRSILLVVLVGLLAALALTLAASYSIL, from the coding sequence ATGACCAACGCAAAACTGTACACCGTGATTTACATCGTGCTGTTCGTGATGGCGACCGTACAGGTTCTCGTGGAGTTCGCAGGATTGGCCTACTGGACTGCCTTCGGGGCAATCATCGCGCTGTCGTTCGTAAAAGCCCTGCTCATCGCGGGCTACTACCAGCATCTTCGCTCCGAACCGCGGTCGATTTTGCTCGTCGTGCTGGTCGGTCTGCTCGCGGCGCTGGCGCTGACGCTCGCGGCCTCGTATTCGATTCTGTGA
- a CDS encoding bacterio-opsin activator domain-containing protein — protein sequence MDTTDQTRTARQAVERLADPVVAFDTDWQVTYLNDPARDIFGFGIGEQLPEALPTTAVETMRERCQASVADGDSRSFWLSLGDAQYEATTHPDEDGVTLVFRECDVLEDVAAELQLKERAINEAPVGITIADAQLDDEPLIYINEAFEELTGYDSEDILGQNCRFLQGVDSDPDAVAEMRTAIDNEEPVSVELCNYRKDGEKFWNRVDIAPIRDDAGEVTHYCGFQTDITERKNAEFAARRRAKEREHLLERIEGLLGDVTSAVVEAPTRTAIETAVCERVSSVEPYNFAWVGERDIRTDSVEVRAVAGDCDPKPEHPLVIDALETGKLQVDELDVEGCEAVAALPIAYDDTEYGVLVICATEQDAFDEREQVVLRSLGRAIASAINARETRRILIADSVVEAEFAFRSADLFFVDIAKQTNADIEYLQSTNRDDGSVVSFFSIRGASPDDVIAAVEDRESVTEARLVAERDGEALFEFVLPAGTLVSTMSEYGGKTQAISATPDDSRVVVEFPQEADVRGLVERLKKSYPGTELLAYRHRERPAKTRQDFIENLTEKLTERQLTALQTAYVSGFFDWPRPVTGEELAESMQISRSTFHEHLRAAERKLCGEFFGDEVA from the coding sequence ATGGATACCACAGACCAGACTCGCACGGCCCGGCAGGCCGTCGAGCGTCTTGCCGACCCGGTCGTCGCGTTCGACACCGACTGGCAAGTCACCTATCTGAACGACCCGGCCCGCGACATCTTCGGATTCGGTATCGGCGAGCAACTGCCCGAAGCACTGCCGACGACGGCAGTCGAGACGATGCGCGAACGCTGTCAGGCGTCGGTTGCGGATGGCGACTCCCGCTCTTTCTGGCTGTCGCTCGGCGACGCACAGTACGAAGCGACGACGCATCCCGACGAAGACGGGGTAACCCTCGTGTTCCGGGAATGCGACGTGTTGGAGGATGTGGCCGCGGAACTCCAACTGAAAGAGCGCGCCATCAACGAGGCACCGGTCGGCATCACCATCGCCGACGCGCAACTGGACGACGAACCGCTCATCTACATCAACGAGGCGTTCGAGGAGTTGACGGGCTACGATTCCGAAGACATTCTCGGGCAGAACTGCCGATTCCTGCAGGGAGTGGATTCCGACCCCGACGCGGTTGCGGAAATGCGAACCGCAATCGACAACGAGGAACCCGTTTCGGTCGAACTATGCAACTACCGAAAGGACGGCGAGAAGTTCTGGAACCGGGTCGATATTGCGCCGATTCGGGACGACGCGGGCGAGGTCACCCACTACTGCGGGTTCCAAACGGACATCACAGAGCGGAAGAACGCCGAGTTCGCGGCCCGCAGACGGGCAAAAGAGCGCGAACACTTGCTCGAACGAATCGAGGGACTGCTTGGCGACGTGACCAGCGCGGTGGTCGAAGCACCGACCAGAACGGCAATCGAAACGGCCGTCTGCGAGCGCGTGTCGAGCGTCGAACCGTACAACTTCGCGTGGGTTGGCGAGCGAGATATTAGAACCGACAGCGTCGAAGTACGGGCCGTCGCAGGCGACTGCGACCCGAAACCCGAACATCCGCTCGTCATCGACGCGCTCGAAACCGGCAAACTGCAGGTAGACGAACTCGACGTCGAAGGCTGTGAGGCAGTCGCCGCGCTCCCCATCGCCTACGACGATACGGAGTACGGCGTTCTCGTTATCTGCGCGACGGAACAGGATGCCTTCGACGAACGGGAACAGGTCGTCCTTCGGTCACTGGGCCGAGCAATCGCCAGCGCCATCAACGCCCGGGAGACGCGCAGAATCCTCATCGCCGACAGCGTGGTCGAGGCCGAATTTGCCTTCCGGAGCGCCGACCTCTTTTTCGTTGACATCGCAAAACAGACGAATGCGGACATCGAGTATCTGCAATCGACCAACCGGGACGACGGCTCCGTCGTTTCTTTCTTCTCGATTCGCGGTGCGTCCCCCGATGACGTGATTGCCGCCGTCGAGGACAGAGAAAGCGTCACCGAGGCCCGGTTGGTCGCCGAGCGCGATGGAGAAGCCCTCTTCGAGTTCGTCCTCCCGGCGGGAACGCTCGTCTCCACCATGTCGGAGTACGGCGGCAAGACGCAAGCGATTTCGGCGACGCCAGACGATTCCCGCGTCGTCGTCGAGTTCCCGCAAGAGGCGGACGTTCGCGGCCTCGTCGAGCGCCTGAAAAAATCGTATCCCGGAACCGAACTGCTGGCGTACCGCCACCGCGAGCGACCTGCGAAGACGAGACAGGACTTCATCGAAAATCTCACCGAAAAGCTCACCGAACGACAGTTGACCGCGCTCCAAACCGCCTACGTCAGCGGTTTCTTCGACTGGCCGCGGCCCGTCACCGGCGAGGAACTCGCCGAGTCGATGCAAATCTCGCGTTCGACATTCCACGAGCACCTGCGGGCCGCGGAGCGAAAACTCTGTGGCGAGTTCTTCGGCGACGAAGTCGCTTGA
- a CDS encoding SIR2 family NAD-dependent protein deacylase has protein sequence MEQVAPLAAAIRDADSVVALTGAGISTASGIPDFRSDSGIWNRFEPEDFHYRRFCNDPKDFWEDRVELHETMFGEKVEPNPAHDALHELAEEGYLHTLVTQNTDGLHDSTAETAAKLIELHGNAHRVVCDSCGRKTEAGPVRERVESGERPPRCGDCDGIFKPDVVLFGEQLGKSDLQCARERSRNADVFLAIGSSLSVEPAASLPRIAERNNATTAVVNLDKTPFSALAEYDIRGDVTDVLPALCEEIAD, from the coding sequence ATGGAACAGGTCGCACCCCTCGCGGCGGCAATCCGTGATGCTGACTCCGTGGTTGCACTCACCGGTGCGGGCATCAGTACCGCGTCAGGAATACCGGATTTTCGGAGCGATTCGGGCATCTGGAACCGATTCGAACCCGAGGATTTCCACTACCGTCGATTTTGCAACGACCCCAAGGACTTCTGGGAAGACCGCGTCGAACTTCACGAGACGATGTTCGGCGAAAAAGTCGAACCGAACCCAGCCCACGACGCACTCCACGAACTCGCCGAAGAGGGCTATCTTCACACGCTCGTCACGCAGAACACCGACGGTCTGCACGACAGCACGGCCGAAACAGCCGCCAAACTCATCGAACTCCACGGCAACGCCCACCGCGTCGTCTGTGATTCCTGTGGTCGGAAAACCGAGGCTGGCCCGGTTCGAGAGCGCGTCGAATCGGGCGAGCGACCGCCGCGCTGTGGAGATTGCGACGGAATATTCAAGCCCGACGTGGTGCTGTTCGGCGAGCAGTTGGGAAAAAGCGACCTGCAGTGTGCCCGCGAACGGTCGCGGAACGCGGACGTATTTCTCGCAATTGGGTCGTCGCTGTCCGTCGAACCGGCGGCCTCACTGCCGCGAATCGCCGAGCGAAATAACGCGACGACCGCCGTCGTGAACCTCGACAAAACGCCGTTCAGCGCGCTCGCCGAATACGATATTCGCGGCGACGTAACGGACGTACTTCCGGCGTTGTGTGAAGAAATCGCAGACTGA
- the coxB gene encoding cytochrome c oxidase subunit II, with translation MLEHIRLFPLHDGASGLIPRGTRAEVFQQIFGVFLLLGILVSVVVVGYMLYTAYRYRDGNGTHELDPPKLGELPTGSDGGRKLLFSFSLSAIIVVSLVLWTYGTLLYVEDDTSVENQDSMHVEVVGSQFNWEFVYPNGHESSTLRVPEGKTVRLTVTSTDVFHTFGVPELRVKTDAIPGQQTNTWFVADETGTYEVRCFELCGAGHSYMTADVVVMERSEYESWYEGTNSSATSSTANSANDSVNNSANSSDNLTTTRAA, from the coding sequence ATGCTGGAGCATATCCGCCTTTTCCCACTTCACGACGGTGCGAGCGGTCTGATTCCACGCGGAACGCGTGCGGAGGTGTTCCAGCAAATTTTCGGCGTGTTTCTCCTCCTCGGTATTCTCGTAAGCGTCGTCGTCGTCGGCTACATGCTGTACACAGCGTACAGATACCGGGACGGCAACGGAACGCACGAACTCGACCCACCCAAACTCGGCGAACTGCCGACCGGAAGCGACGGTGGACGAAAGCTGCTCTTTTCGTTCTCCCTGAGCGCCATCATCGTCGTTTCGCTCGTGCTCTGGACGTACGGGACGCTCCTCTACGTCGAGGACGACACGTCGGTCGAAAACCAAGATTCGATGCACGTCGAAGTCGTCGGCTCGCAGTTCAACTGGGAGTTCGTCTATCCGAACGGCCACGAAAGTAGTACACTGCGAGTTCCAGAGGGGAAGACGGTTCGACTCACCGTCACGTCCACCGACGTGTTCCACACGTTCGGCGTCCCCGAGCTACGCGTAAAAACGGACGCGATACCGGGACAGCAGACCAATACGTGGTTCGTCGCGGACGAGACGGGAACCTACGAAGTGCGGTGTTTCGAACTCTGCGGTGCGGGCCACTCTTACATGACTGCGGATGTCGTGGTGATGGAGCGAAGCGAATACGAGTCGTGGTACGAGGGGACGAACAGTTCGGCGACTAGTTCGACAGCCAACTCTGCGAACGACTCAGTGAACAACTCCGCGAACAGTTCCGACAACCTGACGACGACGAGGGCAGCATGA
- a CDS encoding cbb3-type cytochrome c oxidase subunit I — MTDDTHAHGDFPPTSSVRRWLVTTNHKDVGILYTITALFFLVFGGVLALLMRLQLWTPGIGILSSMSYNQAVSTHGLIMIFWFLSPFAFGFANYVVPLQIGAKDLAFPRLNALSYWLYLFSGILLGVSFFQGGSLAGGWTMYAPLNLPVYTPNIGASTAVLALILFVASVTVSSVNFLTTMHRMRAEGMTLWRMPLFSWTILLTVWMMLFAFAALLAALLILASDRLLGTTYFTAQAGGSILWAHLFWFFGHPEVYIVFFPAVGVMAETFQTFTGRRLVGRKWFILAMILVAIQSFMVWMHHMFLTSINLQIKTLFMATTIGISLPFDLMVFALIYTMIKGRVRFATPFLFSFGALLLFILGGVTGVFLGAVVLDYEFRGTYWVVAHFHYVMVGGVTALIGGLYYWFPKMSGKMYDEFLGKVHFAMYFVGFNLLYFPMFIAWETPRRDFVYDPAFIPWHQLSTVGAFILGTSFLVMFYNLSKSLVVGTPADDNPWSYSTTTEWAIPSPPPLGNFPGIPSFADGTLRFERDERSERTPLDSAVADGATDGGMVAYGTESEQATHGAHDEDHASIWPFVVSVGAFFTFLGMSGFEQGELTGGMAYLVVLGGGLALGGFSLVSMARERFHGPEGPFGESWPFTGVENTKLGMWIFLASDVVLFGAFIGSYAFIRVASGWVQWEPVPHDPLPGLVNTYLLLTSSFSVVLALVAAERNSKRGLIASLVVTFALGVAFLVNKALEWQELFHEGLTISSSVRTSTFYLTTGLHAAHVIVGLFIVLYLVARAWNGAYLDDERPVEYFGLYWHFVDIVWLFLFPLFYIL, encoded by the coding sequence ATGACCGACGACACCCACGCCCACGGCGACTTTCCTCCGACGAGTTCCGTCCGGCGATGGCTCGTCACGACGAACCACAAGGACGTGGGTATCCTCTACACGATTACCGCACTCTTTTTCCTCGTCTTCGGCGGCGTGCTCGCGCTGTTGATGCGACTCCAGTTGTGGACGCCGGGAATCGGGATTCTCTCGTCCATGTCGTACAATCAGGCCGTTTCCACGCATGGACTCATCATGATTTTCTGGTTCCTCTCGCCCTTCGCCTTCGGCTTTGCGAACTACGTCGTTCCGCTCCAAATCGGTGCAAAAGACCTCGCATTTCCCCGACTCAACGCGCTTTCGTACTGGCTGTATCTCTTCTCCGGCATCCTGCTCGGCGTCTCCTTCTTTCAGGGTGGGAGTTTGGCCGGCGGATGGACGATGTACGCACCGCTGAATCTGCCCGTCTACACGCCGAACATCGGCGCTTCGACGGCGGTGCTGGCGCTGATACTGTTCGTCGCGTCGGTGACGGTTTCCTCCGTGAACTTCCTCACGACGATGCACCGAATGCGCGCGGAGGGGATGACGCTCTGGCGAATGCCGCTGTTTTCGTGGACGATTCTACTCACGGTGTGGATGATGCTGTTCGCGTTCGCGGCACTGCTCGCAGCCTTGCTCATCCTCGCCTCCGACCGACTGCTCGGAACGACCTACTTCACCGCGCAGGCTGGCGGATCGATTCTCTGGGCGCATCTGTTTTGGTTTTTCGGCCACCCTGAGGTGTACATCGTCTTCTTCCCGGCGGTCGGCGTGATGGCAGAAACGTTCCAGACGTTCACCGGCAGGCGACTCGTCGGACGAAAGTGGTTCATTCTGGCGATGATTCTCGTGGCGATTCAGAGCTTCATGGTTTGGATGCACCACATGTTCCTGACGAGCATCAACCTGCAAATCAAGACGCTGTTCATGGCGACGACAATCGGCATCTCGCTCCCCTTCGACCTGATGGTGTTCGCGCTCATCTACACCATGATTAAGGGTCGCGTTCGGTTCGCCACGCCGTTTCTCTTCTCGTTCGGTGCGCTCCTCCTGTTCATCCTCGGCGGCGTTACGGGCGTCTTTCTCGGGGCCGTCGTCCTCGATTACGAGTTCCGGGGCACCTACTGGGTGGTCGCGCATTTCCATTACGTGATGGTCGGCGGCGTGACGGCGCTCATCGGCGGACTCTACTACTGGTTCCCGAAGATGTCTGGGAAGATGTACGACGAGTTCCTCGGGAAGGTTCACTTTGCGATGTACTTCGTCGGCTTCAACCTCCTCTACTTCCCGATGTTCATCGCGTGGGAGACGCCGCGGCGGGATTTCGTCTACGACCCGGCGTTCATCCCGTGGCACCAACTGTCCACTGTCGGCGCGTTCATCCTCGGAACCTCGTTCCTCGTGATGTTTTACAACCTCTCGAAGAGTCTCGTCGTGGGTACCCCCGCGGACGACAACCCGTGGTCGTATTCGACGACGACGGAATGGGCGATTCCCTCGCCGCCGCCGCTCGGAAATTTCCCCGGAATCCCGAGTTTCGCGGACGGGACGCTCCGGTTCGAACGCGACGAGCGCAGCGAGCGAACTCCGTTGGACAGTGCAGTCGCGGACGGTGCGACCGACGGGGGAATGGTTGCATACGGAACTGAATCAGAACAGGCGACTCACGGCGCACACGACGAAGACCACGCGAGCATCTGGCCCTTCGTCGTCAGCGTCGGCGCGTTTTTCACCTTTCTCGGTATGTCGGGCTTCGAGCAGGGCGAACTCACCGGCGGGATGGCGTATCTCGTCGTTCTCGGCGGCGGACTCGCGCTCGGTGGCTTTTCCCTCGTTTCGATGGCGAGGGAGCGATTCCACGGTCCAGAAGGCCCGTTCGGCGAGAGTTGGCCCTTTACGGGCGTGGAAAACACGAAACTCGGGATGTGGATTTTCCTCGCTTCCGATGTGGTGCTGTTCGGGGCCTTCATCGGGTCGTATGCGTTCATCCGGGTCGCGAGTGGCTGGGTGCAGTGGGAACCGGTTCCCCACGACCCACTGCCGGGACTGGTGAACACCTACCTCCTGTTGACGAGCAGTTTCAGCGTCGTGCTGGCGCTCGTCGCGGCGGAGCGAAACAGCAAGCGTGGACTCATCGCCAGTCTCGTCGTCACGTTCGCACTCGGAGTCGCCTTCCTCGTGAACAAGGCACTCGAATGGCAGGAGTTGTTCCACGAGGGACTGACGATTTCCAGTAGCGTCCGAACCTCGACGTTCTACTTGACGACGGGACTGCACGCCGCACACGTCATCGTCGGCCTGTTCATCGTGTTGTATCTCGTCGCCAGAGCGTGGAACGGGGCGTATTTGGACGACGAACGGCCGGTGGAGTATTTCGGCCTCTACTGGCACTTCGTGGACATCGTCTGGCTGTTCCTCTTCCCGCTGTTCTACATTTTGTGA
- a CDS encoding DUF6789 family protein — protein MADNDTQPVVDVSESTTEPDFDSLTGIVVDGFIGAVGGLVGTAVMTAVLMVAATLNAFDLNSFTVLAELTGTTALFPANPAAIGYLVFLGGGMITWPLLFASIGSYLPGEKYATKGIPYGFVLWTGFALAFYDGYTGLLLVLYLVLTLLSHFAYGFALGAVFDYLSKRPTTLV, from the coding sequence ATGGCAGATAATGACACACAACCCGTCGTGGATGTGAGCGAGAGCACCACCGAACCGGATTTCGACAGTCTCACCGGAATCGTCGTGGACGGCTTCATCGGCGCTGTCGGCGGTTTGGTCGGCACTGCGGTCATGACCGCAGTTCTCATGGTCGCGGCAACGCTGAACGCGTTCGATTTGAACTCGTTCACCGTTCTCGCCGAACTCACCGGAACGACAGCGCTGTTCCCGGCAAATCCGGCAGCGATTGGGTATTTGGTTTTCCTCGGCGGCGGTATGATAACGTGGCCGCTCCTGTTCGCCTCCATCGGTTCGTACCTGCCGGGTGAGAAGTACGCGACGAAAGGGATTCCCTACGGATTCGTCCTCTGGACCGGGTTCGCCCTCGCGTTCTACGACGGCTACACCGGCCTCCTGCTCGTGCTGTATCTCGTGTTGACCCTGCTTTCGCACTTCGCCTACGGGTTCGCACTCGGGGCCGTGTTCGATTATCTCTCGAAGCGCCCGACGACGCTGGTCTGA
- a CDS encoding M28 family peptidase, with protein sequence MSRIPNSVVGDAVTSTESWDTLEALVSVGNRMAGQTGEAEGAEIIADAFERGGARDVEINEFEIPGWWRGSSSLSVGEETLVADHEVIALPGTPGGDATGELVDVGYGLAEDFEERDLDGKIVMASSETPDDHGRWIHRMEKYVCAANAGAAGFVFRNHVEGCLPPTGEIGYHNRPGPIPAVGVSKEVGTRLLREHAVEGNEGEEGSGSETTISVECRNEPTNSRNVEAVVGPDTEKEVLVTAHVDAHDVSEGANDNGAGSALVAEIGRLLGKVELDTRVRLVTFGSEEIGLYGAYHAAETHGLESIKCVINIDGAGNSRNLGVGTNGFDELGDAFEEVTDEMRLPLSTHERISPHGDQWAFVQEGVPSVMTYSRSGGSGRGWGHTHADTLDKLDIRDLRAMALALSNVVVAVAEEDREIPHKSREQIRDEIDEGYVEELKLGGRWPYDE encoded by the coding sequence ATGTCACGGATACCCAACTCGGTCGTCGGCGACGCCGTTACGAGCACGGAATCGTGGGACACCCTCGAAGCGCTCGTCTCGGTTGGCAATCGAATGGCCGGGCAGACGGGCGAGGCGGAGGGTGCGGAAATCATCGCCGACGCCTTCGAGCGCGGTGGTGCGCGAGACGTTGAAATAAACGAGTTCGAAATTCCCGGCTGGTGGCGCGGGTCGTCCTCGCTTTCGGTCGGCGAGGAGACGCTCGTCGCCGACCACGAAGTCATCGCGCTCCCCGGAACACCCGGCGGCGACGCGACGGGCGAACTCGTGGACGTGGGCTATGGACTCGCAGAGGATTTCGAGGAACGCGATTTGGACGGCAAAATCGTGATGGCGTCCAGCGAGACGCCGGACGACCACGGTCGATGGATTCACCGAATGGAGAAGTACGTCTGCGCCGCGAACGCCGGAGCGGCCGGATTCGTCTTCCGAAACCACGTCGAAGGCTGTCTTCCCCCGACGGGGGAAATCGGCTACCACAACCGCCCCGGGCCGATTCCGGCGGTCGGCGTCTCGAAAGAGGTCGGAACGCGACTCCTCCGCGAACACGCAGTGGAAGGCAATGAAGGCGAGGAAGGAAGTGGAAGCGAGACGACAATTTCCGTCGAATGTCGAAACGAACCGACGAACTCCCGAAACGTGGAGGCGGTCGTCGGCCCGGACACGGAAAAAGAAGTGCTGGTCACCGCGCACGTCGATGCCCACGACGTCAGCGAGGGCGCGAACGACAACGGCGCAGGGAGTGCGCTCGTCGCCGAAATCGGCCGATTGCTGGGGAAGGTCGAACTCGACACGCGAGTTCGACTCGTCACCTTCGGGTCGGAGGAAATCGGACTGTACGGGGCGTACCACGCCGCCGAAACGCACGGTTTGGAGTCGATAAAGTGCGTCATCAACATCGACGGCGCGGGGAACTCCCGAAATCTCGGCGTCGGAACGAACGGCTTCGACGAACTCGGTGACGCCTTCGAGGAAGTAACAGACGAGATGCGTCTCCCGCTCTCGACGCACGAACGAATCAGTCCCCACGGCGACCAGTGGGCGTTCGTGCAGGAAGGCGTTCCGTCCGTGATGACCTACTCGCGGTCGGGCGGAAGCGGTCGCGGGTGGGGCCACACCCACGCCGACACGCTGGACAAACTCGACATCCGGGACCTGCGGGCGATGGCGCTCGCACTCTCGAACGTAGTCGTCGCGGTTGCCGAAGAAGACCGCGAAATTCCGCACAAATCGCGCGAGCAAATCCGAGACGAAATCGACGAGGGCTACGTCGAGGAGTTGAAACTCGGTGGCAGATGGCCATACGACGAGTAG